One stretch of Sinomonas terrae DNA includes these proteins:
- a CDS encoding glycosyltransferase family 2 protein encodes MRGTAGHGTEPTWAFPRLNWALPSLPVDSGGLACLGSLDRSRGVGRVQEPRRGASPGTKGNRLTVAAVVVSYNRRDLLRRCLSAIDQQVPTVDEIIVVDNGSTDGSLELVRKDFPQATLFETGANVGGAGGFAWGVELAIAKGHDYAWLMDDDAEPAPDSFAPLLKVVENADSAPGFLASIVKDEEGVELNQGHLAVVDPNAEHQLAARALGCLAVTQATFVGVLVNLKLAATMPLPHRDFFIWFDDAEYTRRLARNSLGFCVPESVVRHPAKPANPDMAGRLFYYVRNNLWLTKLSDVPAGVTGSIAWNAAYLFLYALRLYPTAKSKKIWAASLARGLRDGLLRSPENIMPGGLIRESGRTS; translated from the coding sequence ATGCGCGGCACAGCGGGCCACGGCACGGAGCCCACGTGGGCCTTCCCTCGTTTGAACTGGGCCCTCCCTAGTCTACCGGTGGATTCAGGCGGCCTCGCTTGCCTTGGTAGTCTTGACCGGAGCCGTGGCGTGGGCCGCGTGCAAGAGCCAAGACGGGGAGCGAGCCCCGGCACGAAAGGAAACCGGTTGACTGTCGCTGCCGTCGTCGTTTCTTACAACCGAAGGGACCTTCTCCGCAGGTGCCTCTCTGCGATTGATCAGCAGGTCCCGACCGTGGACGAGATCATTGTCGTGGATAACGGTTCAACCGATGGAAGCCTCGAACTGGTCCGCAAGGACTTCCCTCAGGCGACTCTTTTCGAGACGGGTGCCAACGTTGGTGGAGCTGGCGGTTTCGCCTGGGGAGTTGAATTGGCGATCGCGAAGGGCCACGACTATGCATGGCTTATGGACGACGACGCCGAACCGGCCCCTGATAGCTTCGCTCCACTCCTCAAGGTCGTTGAGAATGCGGACTCTGCACCCGGGTTCTTGGCTTCCATAGTGAAGGACGAAGAAGGCGTCGAGCTGAACCAGGGCCACCTCGCGGTCGTGGACCCGAACGCTGAACACCAGCTTGCGGCAAGGGCCCTTGGCTGTCTTGCTGTAACCCAAGCCACCTTCGTCGGCGTTTTGGTGAATCTGAAGCTTGCGGCAACGATGCCGCTTCCCCATCGCGATTTCTTCATCTGGTTTGACGATGCTGAGTACACCCGGCGCCTTGCTCGCAACTCGCTCGGGTTCTGCGTGCCTGAAAGCGTCGTCCGACACCCCGCGAAGCCAGCCAACCCGGACATGGCTGGGCGGCTGTTCTACTACGTTCGCAACAACCTCTGGCTGACCAAGCTGAGCGACGTCCCTGCAGGAGTCACTGGAAGCATCGCCTGGAACGCCGCCTATCTGTTTCTATATGCGCTACGTCTCTATCCGACTGCCAAGTCGAAGAAGATATGGGCTGCTTCCCTTGCCCGAGGACTTCGGGATGGACTCTTGCGTTCACCCGAGAACATCATGCCCGGCGGCCTCATCAGAGAAAGCGGGCGGACCAGCTGA
- a CDS encoding sialidase family protein, translating into MALSGAAAFFGLTVTSCAASQPAGNEPKSSGGTVLQPSTVTADLSLSKSFGRPLKIADGEDDYLIPAMVDAVNGDYVLAYRAGSAHAFAYGSDAGKLYVRRSADGGVTFGSPTLIASFVAGKIDIRDPFLYREPGESRIWLTFFTGARSLNGATWITYSDDDGVTWAPCHEILASALTPGGLRRSADGLWRMPVYRKVAGYWRASLVTAASPLGPWSVPVDVLAPRRSDATEWDFAEVSPTNWVAVVRGSARTNAFVTQSKDRGRTWAAPVQLPSPSPGLRYDAWPALRIAHNGRVLCFIRGAGGGQRLVQLFDPSKPLVQSNWSEQDGGGLLESSLRGTCGKFQPFLRGTTWVGAYYAETNGKLAAEIGIGKYDESNLRPRSSGNVAAAAPPKKPEG; encoded by the coding sequence TTGGCGCTCTCGGGAGCAGCTGCCTTCTTCGGCCTGACGGTGACGTCGTGTGCAGCATCCCAGCCCGCAGGCAATGAGCCCAAAAGCAGCGGCGGGACGGTTCTGCAGCCCTCCACCGTGACGGCAGACCTCTCGCTCTCGAAATCCTTCGGCCGCCCGCTCAAGATCGCCGACGGGGAAGACGACTACCTTATTCCGGCCATGGTCGATGCGGTCAACGGCGACTATGTGCTCGCTTATCGGGCTGGAAGCGCCCACGCATTTGCCTACGGAAGCGATGCAGGGAAACTCTACGTGCGGCGTTCGGCTGATGGGGGTGTGACTTTCGGCTCTCCAACGCTCATCGCGAGCTTCGTGGCCGGGAAGATCGATATCCGCGACCCGTTCCTCTACCGCGAACCAGGGGAATCGAGGATCTGGCTGACCTTCTTCACCGGGGCACGCAGCCTCAACGGGGCGACCTGGATTACCTACAGCGACGATGATGGCGTGACTTGGGCTCCCTGTCACGAGATCCTCGCGTCGGCTCTTACACCGGGAGGGCTTCGCCGCTCCGCCGACGGCCTGTGGAGGATGCCGGTCTACCGCAAGGTCGCGGGATATTGGCGAGCCTCCCTCGTCACGGCCGCGAGTCCTTTAGGGCCTTGGTCGGTACCCGTCGACGTTCTGGCCCCACGCCGATCGGATGCGACGGAATGGGATTTCGCCGAGGTCTCACCGACGAACTGGGTCGCTGTGGTCCGTGGATCTGCGCGCACCAATGCCTTCGTCACGCAGTCGAAGGACCGGGGTCGTACGTGGGCGGCGCCCGTTCAACTGCCGAGCCCGAGCCCTGGACTGCGGTACGACGCATGGCCCGCATTGCGCATCGCACACAACGGACGCGTCCTGTGCTTCATTCGGGGGGCCGGGGGCGGCCAGAGGCTCGTGCAGCTCTTCGACCCGTCCAAGCCGCTCGTGCAATCCAACTGGAGCGAGCAGGACGGCGGGGGCCTCCTCGAGTCGAGCCTTCGGGGGACCTGCGGAAAGTTCCAACCGTTTCTCCGCGGCACCACATGGGTCGGAGCGTACTACGCCGAGACCAACGGGAAGCTTGCGGCCGAGATCGGCATCGGCAAGTACGACGAGTCGAACCTGCGGCCCCGGAGTTCGGGCAATGTTGCCGCCGCCGCTCCACCAAAGAAGCCCGAGGGCTGA
- a CDS encoding bifunctional UDP-2,4-diacetamido-2,4,6-trideoxy-beta-L-altropyranose hydrolase/GNAT family N-acetyltransferase, with protein MRVLLRCDSTKSQGLGHVVRCVSVGEAAREAGWDVVAAGDIESPLGRRLLEGVADELLPRPADAAALARLARQQGADVVHLDTYDDEGDVRAQLAESGILLSSMEDGSFGRRPADLAVDPSAGAEFDCRPDDGTLRLARGADFIPVRALVRELRAEPPGVQQSRAASAGGLAVVIVMGGTDARNATAAAIRMWAEAGVASHCTAIVPAGQSPETGELPRGLSLESVEQSSDLPRLFAEADLVISGAGTTIWELAALGVPMAIIQLVENQGQNYDFAVERGMAAGLGAFGQHLEGSVETLRQALSDSRLRAELADTARSIVDGGGASRIVGLWEDLAANRSGGIAVRPATLSDAAQLFYWRNHPSVRAVSRSTGELQWDGHVAWLERALQRSDVVLLLAEADGLAAGTVRFDAHGDRDWEVSITLAPAARGRGIARTVLRAAEDRFRREHPEATLHAVMRTSNEPSYRLFVGAGYEGGVEQSEATDDDGWYRLVKAPARRP; from the coding sequence GTGCGCGTTCTCCTCCGCTGTGATTCCACCAAGAGCCAAGGGCTCGGCCACGTCGTGCGCTGCGTGTCCGTTGGCGAGGCCGCGCGCGAGGCAGGGTGGGATGTGGTTGCTGCAGGAGACATCGAAAGTCCCCTTGGCCGGCGCCTCCTCGAAGGCGTGGCAGACGAGCTGTTGCCCCGGCCTGCCGATGCCGCGGCCCTCGCGCGCTTGGCGCGGCAGCAGGGCGCCGACGTCGTCCATCTCGACACGTACGACGACGAGGGCGACGTGCGCGCGCAACTCGCCGAGTCCGGCATCCTGCTCTCGTCGATGGAGGACGGCTCGTTCGGGAGGCGACCCGCGGACTTGGCAGTTGACCCGTCGGCCGGGGCCGAGTTCGACTGCCGCCCCGATGACGGGACGCTGCGGCTCGCAAGGGGTGCGGACTTCATCCCCGTCCGTGCCCTCGTCCGCGAACTCCGCGCCGAACCCCCCGGGGTGCAACAGAGTCGGGCGGCCTCCGCCGGGGGGCTTGCAGTTGTCATCGTCATGGGCGGGACAGACGCCCGCAACGCGACGGCGGCAGCAATCCGGATGTGGGCGGAGGCGGGGGTGGCCTCGCACTGCACAGCCATCGTCCCCGCTGGTCAGAGCCCGGAGACGGGTGAGCTGCCCCGAGGCCTCAGTCTCGAATCGGTTGAACAGTCGAGTGACCTCCCGCGGCTTTTCGCCGAGGCCGATCTCGTCATCAGCGGAGCGGGCACGACGATCTGGGAGCTCGCCGCGCTCGGCGTGCCGATGGCGATCATCCAGCTCGTCGAGAATCAGGGCCAGAACTACGACTTCGCGGTCGAGCGCGGTATGGCCGCGGGCCTCGGTGCATTTGGCCAGCACTTGGAAGGATCGGTTGAGACCCTGCGGCAAGCCCTCTCCGACTCTCGCTTGCGCGCCGAGCTCGCTGACACCGCGCGCTCCATTGTCGACGGCGGCGGGGCGTCCAGGATTGTTGGTCTGTGGGAGGATCTCGCCGCCAACCGTTCGGGAGGTATAGCGGTGAGGCCGGCAACGCTGTCCGACGCCGCTCAGCTCTTTTACTGGCGCAACCATCCGTCGGTTCGTGCCGTCTCGCGCTCGACGGGGGAGCTGCAGTGGGACGGACACGTCGCGTGGCTCGAGCGCGCGTTGCAGCGGAGCGACGTCGTGCTCCTCTTGGCAGAGGCGGACGGGCTCGCCGCTGGAACCGTCAGGTTCGACGCGCACGGAGACCGCGACTGGGAGGTCTCCATCACCCTCGCCCCGGCCGCCCGCGGCCGCGGTATAGCGAGAACCGTTTTGCGCGCTGCGGAGGACCGATTCCGCCGTGAGCATCCTGAGGCGACCCTCCACGCCGTCATGCGCACCTCCAACGAACCGTCCTACCGCCTGTTCGTGGGGGCTGGCTACGAGGGCGGCGTCGAGCAGAGCGAGGCCACGGACGACGACGGGTGGTACCGGCTGGTGAAGGCACCGGCCAGGCGTCCCTAG
- a CDS encoding aminotransferase class V-fold PLP-dependent enzyme, translated as MLPYGRQSINEADIEAVAEVLRGDWLTTGPKVEEFELALSAVAGGSEAVAVTSGTAALHVAYVAAGVRPGDEVVTTPLTFVATAAAAAIAGAKIVFADVDPATGNLDLGAAEAAVTSRTRVVAAVDYAGLPVEAGAFAEMAHRHGALFLEDAAHSIGSLLGGVPVGAAADLTTFSFFPTKNMTTAEGGAVVSPDPELAARARRFKGQGLVRDRDALRFPDEGPWHQEVHDFGLNYRLPDVLCALGISQLARLEGFRRRRQEIHDAYNGAFAGSPHLTVPGTVEGAAPAWHLYPLRVEADRRKAIFEELRRRGIGVQVNYIPAYWHPVFEDLGYRRGMCPEAERYYSQEISLPLFPGLSDEQVAMVAENVLEVAGP; from the coding sequence ATGCTGCCGTACGGGCGCCAGTCGATCAACGAGGCCGACATCGAGGCGGTCGCCGAGGTGCTGCGGGGGGACTGGCTCACGACTGGGCCGAAGGTGGAGGAGTTCGAGCTCGCGCTCTCCGCTGTCGCCGGCGGCTCGGAGGCGGTCGCCGTGACCTCGGGCACTGCGGCCCTGCACGTGGCCTACGTCGCCGCGGGCGTGCGGCCGGGGGACGAGGTGGTCACGACGCCGCTGACGTTCGTGGCCACCGCGGCGGCTGCGGCGATCGCAGGGGCGAAGATCGTCTTCGCGGACGTCGACCCCGCGACGGGGAACCTTGACCTGGGCGCGGCCGAGGCTGCGGTCACCTCGCGGACCCGGGTGGTGGCTGCGGTGGATTACGCTGGCCTGCCGGTCGAGGCCGGGGCCTTTGCCGAGATGGCACACCGTCACGGGGCGCTGTTCCTCGAGGACGCGGCGCACTCGATCGGTTCGCTCCTGGGCGGGGTGCCGGTGGGGGCGGCGGCGGACCTGACGACGTTCTCGTTCTTCCCCACGAAGAACATGACGACGGCGGAGGGCGGGGCGGTCGTGAGCCCCGACCCCGAACTCGCGGCCCGGGCGCGCCGCTTCAAGGGCCAGGGGCTCGTGCGCGACCGGGATGCGCTGCGGTTCCCCGACGAGGGGCCATGGCATCAGGAGGTGCACGACTTCGGCCTGAACTACCGCCTCCCGGATGTGCTGTGCGCGCTGGGGATCAGCCAGCTGGCCCGGCTCGAGGGGTTCCGGCGCCGTCGTCAGGAGATCCACGACGCGTACAACGGAGCCTTTGCCGGCAGCCCGCACCTGACCGTCCCGGGGACGGTGGAGGGGGCGGCGCCCGCGTGGCACCTGTATCCGCTGCGTGTGGAGGCGGATCGCCGGAAGGCGATCTTCGAAGAGCTCCGTCGGCGGGGGATCGGTGTGCAGGTGAACTACATCCCGGCGTACTGGCATCCGGTCTTCGAGGACCTCGGCTACCGCCGCGGCATGTGCCCTGAGGCCGAGAGGTACTACAGCCAGGAGATCTCCCTGCCGCTGTTCCCGGGGCTCAGCGACGAGCAGGTCGCCATGGTGGCCGAGAACGTCCTCGAGGTCGCGGGCCCGTGA
- the pseI gene encoding pseudaminic acid synthase, with the protein MQHSIDVAGQHIGSANRPFIIAEVSGNHNGSLERALEIVDAVASSGAQAVKLQTYTADTITIDSDRPEFRISEDHPLWGGSNLYQLYTEAHTPWDWHAPLFERARQHGLVPFSSPFDATAVDLLESLDAPLYKIASLEIGDLPLLRRVAQTGKPVILSNGAASLSDIDTAVRTIRGEGNDQIVVLACTSSYPASPSESNLRTIPVLRDAFGVQVGLSDHTMGIGAAIAAVALGATVVEKHVTLRRADGGVDSDFSLEPHELAALVAESGTAWEALGSPAITPTVSEGESQRLRRSLYVVKPVRAGDVVTPENVRSIRPAGGLAPAQYETVMGRAFRVDCEAGTPLTWELV; encoded by the coding sequence ATGCAGCACTCCATTGACGTCGCCGGCCAGCACATCGGTTCCGCCAATCGACCGTTCATCATCGCCGAGGTCTCGGGCAACCACAATGGAAGTCTTGAGCGTGCGCTCGAGATCGTGGACGCGGTGGCCTCTTCGGGCGCGCAAGCGGTGAAACTCCAGACCTACACCGCTGACACGATCACGATCGACTCCGATCGGCCCGAATTCCGCATCAGCGAGGACCACCCCCTCTGGGGTGGAAGCAACCTGTACCAGCTCTACACCGAGGCGCACACTCCCTGGGACTGGCACGCTCCCCTCTTCGAGCGCGCCCGTCAACACGGCCTTGTCCCCTTCTCGAGCCCTTTCGATGCCACCGCCGTCGATCTTCTCGAGTCGCTCGACGCCCCCCTCTACAAGATCGCCTCACTCGAAATTGGCGACCTCCCCTTGCTTCGCCGCGTGGCGCAAACCGGCAAGCCTGTCATCCTCTCCAACGGAGCCGCTTCTCTGAGCGATATAGACACCGCGGTGCGGACCATCCGTGGTGAGGGCAACGATCAGATCGTTGTCCTGGCCTGCACATCGTCGTACCCCGCCTCCCCGTCAGAGTCGAACCTCCGCACCATCCCGGTGCTACGCGACGCGTTCGGGGTTCAGGTTGGCCTCTCGGACCACACCATGGGGATCGGCGCAGCCATCGCAGCTGTTGCTCTCGGCGCCACCGTCGTCGAAAAGCATGTGACGCTGCGCAGGGCCGACGGCGGCGTCGACTCGGACTTCTCACTCGAGCCTCACGAACTCGCCGCGCTTGTCGCGGAGAGCGGCACGGCGTGGGAGGCTCTCGGCTCGCCAGCCATCACGCCGACGGTCAGTGAGGGCGAGAGCCAGCGACTGCGACGCTCGCTCTACGTGGTCAAGCCCGTGCGTGCCGGTGACGTGGTCACTCCGGAAAACGTCCGCTCCATCCGGCCCGCGGGCGGGCTCGCGCCCGCCCAGTACGAGACCGTCATGGGGCGGGCCTTCCGAGTCGACTGCGAGGCAGGGACGCCGCTCACCTGGGAACTGGTCTGA
- the pseB gene encoding UDP-N-acetylglucosamine 4,6-dehydratase (inverting): MSLLEGSSVLITGGTGSLGKALIRELLGKHNVRRLVVFSRDELKQLEVRNMFDNDPRLRWFIGDIRDRDRLHRAFHGVDYVVHAAALKQVDTAEYNPFEYVRTNVGGSQNVIDAAIDAGVKKVVALSTDKASSPVNLYGATKLCADRLFISGNHYAAAYDTRFCVVRYGNVMGSRGSIVPIWRRLAAEGKSLPVTDKRMTRFWITLEQAVEFVLDSFEMMQGGELYVPKIPSIRLMDLAAAVDRNAATHEIGIRPGEKLHEEMIAADDSRRTVSVEGRYIVMPHLVGWRYEVPEGAVPVKDGWSYQSDGNEVFLSVEELEAMIVAEGF, from the coding sequence ATGTCCCTTCTCGAGGGTTCGTCCGTTCTGATTACGGGTGGCACAGGGTCTCTCGGGAAGGCGCTCATCAGAGAGCTTCTGGGGAAGCACAACGTTCGTCGTCTGGTTGTGTTCAGTCGGGACGAGCTGAAGCAGCTCGAGGTCCGGAACATGTTCGACAATGATCCGCGGCTTCGCTGGTTCATCGGCGACATCCGTGACCGTGACCGGCTGCACCGGGCCTTCCACGGGGTGGACTATGTGGTCCACGCGGCTGCTCTGAAGCAGGTGGACACGGCGGAGTACAACCCGTTCGAGTATGTTCGGACGAATGTGGGCGGCTCTCAGAACGTGATCGATGCGGCGATCGATGCCGGGGTGAAGAAGGTCGTGGCACTGTCGACGGACAAGGCCTCGAGCCCGGTGAACCTGTACGGTGCTACGAAGCTGTGCGCGGATCGGCTGTTCATCTCGGGCAACCATTATGCGGCTGCCTATGACACGCGTTTCTGTGTGGTGCGGTACGGCAATGTGATGGGTTCGCGGGGCTCGATCGTGCCGATCTGGCGTCGTTTGGCGGCGGAGGGGAAGTCCCTTCCGGTCACGGACAAGCGGATGACCCGGTTCTGGATCACTTTGGAGCAGGCGGTGGAGTTCGTCCTGGATTCCTTCGAGATGATGCAGGGCGGGGAGCTGTATGTGCCGAAGATCCCCTCGATCCGCCTGATGGACCTGGCTGCGGCGGTGGACCGCAACGCGGCGACGCACGAGATTGGGATCCGGCCGGGGGAGAAGCTCCACGAGGAGATGATCGCGGCGGACGATTCGCGGCGCACGGTCTCGGTCGAGGGCCGCTACATCGTGATGCCCCATCTGGTGGGCTGGCGTTACGAGGTCCCGGAGGGGGCGGTGCCGGTCAAGGACGGGTGGAGCTACCAGTCGGACGGGAACGAGGTGTTCCTCAGTGTGGAGGAGCTCGAGGCCATGATCGTCGCAGAGGGGTTCTGA
- a CDS encoding lipopolysaccharide biosynthesis protein — translation MGPRLSMVKRLVSFALTIGLSSLVGLVAVPIIIADAGPELWGIQAAVQTAATLFGVGVSFGWGTTGAAEIAGLSPQQRPQEYANSLVSRAYLMLAVYPVMFCVMGILNPHHLALVAVGAGTFLMPFLGASWYFIGEARPARLFWLDGFPQTLGVAVSVVVMIMTHNLVAVLATQLVFNLGAVTLAARHIFRSSPASPHFDLSPRTAFGRLGHQRHAVATSATAALYVSLPLLIINAVAPASLSLYAMGDKLFRFALTAFGPFLQLVQGWLPEGGPENLRHRIKQAARMTPVIGFAGGLAIAALGPWAAGILSAHRIDFGLPLSVPFGVVFAAVAVTQVIGLACLVQLRATRALAQSTLVGALSGIPLIALGAAVSGAVGVAWALAASELAVLAYQYASLGRRMKDGPSGPKTTPPIGNQAAEER, via the coding sequence TTGGGCCCACGGTTGTCGATGGTCAAGAGGCTCGTGAGCTTCGCGCTCACAATTGGGCTCTCAAGCCTCGTGGGTCTGGTCGCGGTGCCGATCATCATCGCCGATGCGGGGCCGGAACTGTGGGGCATCCAAGCGGCGGTCCAGACGGCTGCGACCTTGTTCGGCGTAGGCGTCTCCTTCGGCTGGGGAACAACGGGCGCCGCGGAGATCGCAGGACTTTCACCTCAGCAGCGACCGCAGGAGTACGCGAACTCGCTCGTGAGCCGCGCCTACCTCATGCTGGCCGTGTATCCGGTGATGTTTTGCGTCATGGGGATACTGAACCCGCATCACCTCGCTCTGGTCGCTGTCGGGGCGGGCACCTTCCTCATGCCATTCCTTGGAGCCTCGTGGTACTTCATCGGCGAGGCTCGACCGGCAAGGCTCTTCTGGCTCGACGGGTTCCCTCAGACCCTCGGCGTAGCGGTGAGCGTCGTCGTCATGATCATGACCCACAACCTCGTGGCAGTCCTCGCAACCCAGCTTGTCTTCAACCTCGGTGCCGTCACGCTCGCGGCACGTCATATCTTCCGCTCGAGCCCGGCGTCGCCGCATTTTGACCTCTCACCCCGAACGGCCTTCGGCCGGCTCGGCCATCAGCGTCACGCGGTCGCGACTTCGGCAACTGCAGCGCTCTACGTATCGCTGCCGCTGCTCATCATCAACGCCGTCGCGCCCGCATCCCTGAGCCTGTACGCAATGGGCGACAAGCTCTTCCGCTTCGCGCTAACCGCCTTCGGCCCGTTCCTCCAGCTCGTCCAGGGCTGGCTCCCGGAGGGGGGCCCTGAGAACCTCCGCCATCGAATCAAGCAGGCCGCGCGAATGACGCCGGTGATCGGCTTCGCCGGAGGTCTCGCCATCGCTGCCCTGGGCCCGTGGGCAGCCGGCATCCTCTCCGCACACCGGATCGACTTCGGCCTCCCGCTTTCCGTCCCGTTCGGCGTGGTCTTCGCGGCCGTCGCGGTCACCCAAGTAATCGGACTCGCCTGTCTCGTTCAGCTTCGGGCAACCCGGGCACTGGCGCAATCCACTCTCGTCGGCGCGCTCAGTGGTATTCCGCTCATCGCTCTGGGCGCGGCCGTGAGCGGTGCGGTCGGCGTTGCGTGGGCACTCGCCGCCTCCGAGCTGGCCGTGCTCGCCTACCAGTACGCATCCCTTGGGCGTCGGATGAAAGACGGGCCGTCGGGCCCGAAGACGACTCCTCCCATCGGCAACCAGGCGGCCGAAGAACGATGA
- a CDS encoding lipopolysaccharide biosynthesis protein codes for MADAAVGTRPSNARQSLYYLLGAALQGTGALVVQPFSIRILSPVEWGRVGVSIVLLQIGQVVLSAGLPLAISRAYFEPSGGPSKARAIHGANIILGTGLAVIAALAYLAAAPDKASAAAFAWALAATGFLSVVVSSQALLRSQHRALSFVLLSGGASMGAHLGGLIGILAFGPTATIYLASFTAVMVAIAAISLILTRPSPPWRQRAAVSAAFRLGLPVLPHSIAIILLLQGDTFFVQHFQGATSVGRYVAAAAFALGPFAVLSGLNNVWTTRIFEAAHGRKLVASVRTVGREVALVAAGLGVCGTAAATVGMIVLKGLDHEAIQLAKVLPGVAVGYALYLVGMSTLFAVGRTKALTWATPLVVVVAAGLAWFPAQSPQYWQLGSIRVLVFALLGAVYAALALHEAPRVIPLRPFIGALALVIAAIAANLLLPTTALMGVITLVFGLGLAGAGFWAVRRRGLAS; via the coding sequence GTGGCTGACGCCGCAGTCGGGACGCGCCCCAGCAACGCACGGCAGTCCCTGTACTACCTCCTAGGAGCCGCGCTCCAAGGGACGGGTGCCCTCGTCGTCCAGCCGTTCTCGATCCGCATTCTCAGCCCCGTCGAATGGGGGCGGGTCGGCGTCTCAATCGTCCTCCTCCAGATCGGTCAGGTCGTGTTGTCTGCGGGCCTTCCCCTGGCCATCAGCCGCGCCTACTTCGAGCCGTCGGGCGGCCCCTCCAAAGCACGGGCCATCCACGGGGCCAACATCATCCTCGGAACAGGCCTTGCCGTCATCGCCGCCCTTGCCTATCTGGCAGCGGCACCCGACAAGGCAAGCGCCGCGGCCTTCGCCTGGGCGCTGGCCGCCACCGGGTTCCTCAGCGTCGTCGTGAGCTCCCAAGCTCTGCTGCGAAGCCAGCACCGCGCCCTCTCCTTCGTCCTTCTGAGTGGAGGGGCTTCGATGGGGGCACATCTGGGGGGTCTCATCGGGATCCTGGCCTTCGGCCCTACGGCGACGATCTATCTGGCTTCCTTCACGGCCGTGATGGTGGCGATCGCGGCCATATCACTGATCCTCACACGGCCTTCGCCGCCCTGGCGCCAGCGTGCAGCTGTCTCGGCCGCCTTCCGGCTGGGACTCCCCGTTCTGCCGCACAGCATCGCGATCATTCTGCTGCTGCAGGGTGACACCTTCTTCGTCCAGCACTTCCAGGGAGCGACCTCCGTCGGGCGGTACGTCGCCGCCGCAGCCTTCGCGCTCGGCCCCTTCGCTGTCCTCTCAGGCCTCAACAACGTCTGGACGACTCGCATCTTCGAGGCCGCCCACGGACGGAAGCTCGTGGCGAGCGTGCGCACTGTCGGCCGAGAGGTGGCGCTCGTGGCTGCCGGCCTCGGCGTCTGCGGCACGGCTGCGGCAACCGTGGGAATGATCGTTCTCAAAGGCCTCGACCACGAAGCCATCCAGCTTGCCAAGGTCCTCCCGGGCGTGGCCGTGGGCTACGCGCTCTACCTCGTCGGGATGTCGACTCTCTTCGCAGTGGGCCGAACCAAGGCCCTCACTTGGGCGACGCCGCTCGTCGTCGTCGTCGCTGCTGGCTTGGCCTGGTTCCCGGCCCAGTCCCCCCAGTATTGGCAGCTGGGCAGCATCCGCGTTCTCGTCTTCGCGCTGCTCGGTGCTGTTTACGCCGCGCTTGCCCTGCACGAGGCACCGCGTGTCATCCCCCTGCGCCCGTTCATCGGCGCCCTCGCCTTGGTCATCGCAGCAATCGCTGCCAACCTGCTACTTCCCACGACCGCCCTCATGGGCGTGATCACGCTGGTGTTCGGTCTGGGTTTGGCCGGAGCCGGTTTTTGGGCAGTACGACGACGCGGACTAGCATCGTAG
- a CDS encoding cytidylyltransferase domain-containing protein, translating to MSGDQGASGRVVAVVQARMQSTRLPGKVLRDLGGEPVLAWVLRAARAARGVDEVLIATSTEGADDAVAAFGREHGTRVVRGSQDDVLSRFLAAARESGADAIVRLTADCPMLDPEVISQAVALWRIDPALDYVSTTQHRSLPRGLDVEVAAVRALRAADARQEPHHRAHVTSALYEEGSGFGLASLSFRPASDHLRVTLDTEDDARLLDALAPLLPSRPPRWRDVVRILTDRPDIAALNAHVEQKALLEG from the coding sequence GTGAGTGGGGACCAGGGCGCGTCGGGGCGCGTCGTCGCCGTGGTGCAGGCGCGGATGCAGTCGACCCGGCTGCCGGGCAAGGTCCTGCGCGACCTCGGCGGCGAGCCGGTCCTGGCATGGGTGCTGCGGGCAGCGCGGGCCGCGCGCGGGGTGGACGAGGTCCTGATCGCGACCTCGACCGAGGGCGCCGACGATGCCGTTGCCGCCTTCGGCCGGGAGCACGGGACCCGGGTCGTGCGGGGGAGCCAGGACGACGTCCTGAGCCGCTTCCTGGCCGCAGCGCGGGAGTCGGGGGCGGACGCGATCGTCCGGCTCACGGCGGACTGCCCGATGCTGGACCCCGAGGTCATCTCCCAGGCCGTCGCGCTCTGGCGGATCGACCCGGCACTCGACTACGTCTCCACGACCCAGCACCGCTCGCTGCCGCGCGGGCTGGACGTGGAGGTCGCGGCCGTTCGCGCCCTCCGCGCGGCCGATGCCCGGCAGGAGCCGCACCACCGCGCCCACGTCACGAGCGCCCTGTACGAGGAGGGCTCGGGCTTCGGGCTCGCCTCGCTCTCCTTCCGGCCGGCCTCGGACCACCTCCGGGTCACCCTGGACACCGAGGACGACGCCCGGCTGCTGGACGCACTGGCCCCCCTGCTCCCCTCGCGCCCGCCGCGATGGCGCGACGTGGTCAGGATCCTCACGGACCGCCCGGACATCGCCGCCCTCAACGCCCACGTCGAGCAGAAGGCCCTGCTGGAAGGCTGA